A single genomic interval of Symphalangus syndactylus isolate Jambi chromosome 18, NHGRI_mSymSyn1-v2.1_pri, whole genome shotgun sequence harbors:
- the HDAC10 gene encoding polyamine deacetylase HDAC10 isoform X12 — MGTALVYHEDMTATRLLWDDPECEIERPERLTAALDRLRQRGLEQRCLRLSAREASEEELGLVHRLEEVTGWPLPPRIPAPAGDPASPACPSACSPEYVSLVRETQVLGKEELQALSGQFDAIYFHPSTFHCARLAAGAGLQLVDAVLTGAVQNGLALVRPPGHHSQRAAANGFCVFNNVAIAAAHAKQKYGLHRILVVDWDVHHGQGIQYLFEDDPSVLYFSWHRYEHGRFWPFLRESDADAVGRGQGLGFTVNLPWNQVGMGNADYVAAFLHLLLPLAFEFDPELVLVSAGFDSAIGDPEGQMQATPECFAHLTQLLQVLAGGRVCAVLEGGYHLESLAESVCMTVQTLLGDPAPPLSGPMVPCQSALESIQSARAAQAPHWKSLQLQDVTPVPLSPSTHSPEGRPPPLLPGGPVCKAAASAPSSLLDQPCLCPAPSVRTAVALTAPDITLVLPPDVIQQEGSALREETEAWARPHESLAREEALTALGKLLHLLDGMLDGQVNSGIAATPASAAAATLDVAVRRALSHGAQRLLCVALGQLDRPPDLAHDG, encoded by the exons ATGGGGACAGCGCTTGTGTATCATGAGGACATGACGGCCACCCGGCTGCTCTGGGACGA CCCCGAGTGCGAGATTGAGCGTCCTGAGCGCCTGACCGCAGCCCTGGACCGCCTGCGGCAGCGCGGCCTGGAACAGAGGTGTCTGCGGTTGTCAGCCCGCGAGGCTTCGGAAGAGGAGCTGGGCCTGGTGCACAG GCTTGAGGAAGTGACAGGGTGGCCACTCCCACCACGAATCCCGGCTCCTGCTGGTGACCCCGCCTCTCCTGCCTGCCCATCTGCATGCAGCCCAGAGTATGTATCCCTGGTCAGGGAGACCCAGGTCCTAGGCAAGGAGGAGCTGCAGGCGCTGTCCGGACAGTTCGACGCCATCTACTTCCACCCG AGTACCTTTCACTGTGCGCGGCTGGCCGCGGGGGCTGGACTGCAGCTGGTGGACGCTGTGCTCACGGGAGCTGTGCAAAATGGGCTTGCCCTGGTCAG GCCTCCTGGGCACCACAGCCAGAGGGCGGCTGCTAATGGGTTCTGCGTGTTCAACAACGTGGCCATAGCAGCTGCACATGCCAAGCAGAAATACGGGCtacacag GATCCTCGTCGTGGACTGGGATGTACACCATGGCCAGGGGATCCAGTATCTCTTTGAGGATGACCCCAG CGTCCTTTACTTCTCCTGGCACCGCTATGAGCATGGGCGCTTCTGGCCTTTCCTGCGAGAGTCAGATGCAGACGCAGTGGGGCGGGGACAGGGCCTCGGCTTCACTGTCAACCTGCCCTGGAACCAG GTCGGGATGGGAAACGCTGACTACGTGGCTGCCTTCCTGCACCTGCTGCTCCCACTGGCCTTTGAG TTTGACCCTGAGCTGGTGCTGGTCTCGGCAGGATTTGACTCAGCCATCGGGGACCCTGAG GGGCAAATGCAGGCCACGCCAGAGTGCTTCGCCCACCTCACACAGCTGCTACAGGTGCTGGCCGGCGGCCGGGTCTGCGCCGTGCTGGAG GGCGGCTACCACCTGGAGTCACTGGCGGAGTCAGTGTGCATGACAGTACAGACGCTGCTGGGTGACCCGGCTCCACCCCTGTCAGGGCCAATGGTGCCGTGTCAGAG TGCCCTGGAGTCCATCCAGAGTGCCCGTGCTGCCCAGGCCCCGCACTGGAAGAGCCTCCAGCTGCAAG ATGTGACCCCTGTGCCGCTGAGCCCCAGCACCCACTCCCCAGAGGGGAGGCCTCCACCTCTGCTGCCTGGGGGTCCAGTGTGTAAGGCAGCTGCATCTGCACCGAGCTCCCTCCTGGACCAGCCGTGCCTCTGCCCTGCACCCTCTGTCCGCACCGCTGTTGCCCTGACAGCGCCAGATATCACATTGGTCCTGCCCCCTGACGTCATCCAACAGGAAGGGTCAGCCCTGAGGGAGGAGACAGAAGCCTGGGCCAG GCCACACGAGTCCCTGGCCCGGGAGGAGGCCCTCACTGCACTTGGGAAGCTCCTGCACCTCTTAGATGGGATGCTGGATGGGCAG GTGAACAGTGGTATAGCAGCCACTCCAGCCTCTGCTGCAGCAGCCACCCTGGATGTGGCTGTTCGGAGAGCCCTGTCCCATGGAGCCCAGAG GCTGCTGTGCGTGGCCCTGGGACAGCTGGACCGGCCTCCAGACCTCGCCCATGACGG ATGA
- the HDAC10 gene encoding polyamine deacetylase HDAC10 isoform X3 — translation MGTALVYHEDMTATRLLWDDPECEIERPERLTAALDRLRQRGLEQRCLRLSAREASEEELGLVHRLEEVTGWPLPPRIPAPAGDPASPACPSACSPEYVSLVRETQVLGKEELQALSGQFDAIYFHPSTFHCARLAAGAGLQLVDAVLTGAVQNGLALVRPPGHHSQRAAANGFCVFNNVAIAAAHAKQKYGLHRILVVDWDVHHGQGIQYLFEDDPSVLYFSWHRYEHGRFWPFLRESDADAVGRGQGLGFTVNLPWNQVGMGNADYVAAFLHLLLPLAFEGQMQATPECFAHLTQLLQVLAGGRVCAVLEGGYHLESLAESVCMTVQTLLGDPAPPLSGPMVPCQSALESIQSARAAQAPHWKSLQLQDVTPVPLSPSTHSPEGRPPPLLPGGPVCKAAASAPSSLLDQPCLCPAPSVRTAVALTAPDITLVLPPDVIQQEGSALREETEAWARPHESLAREEALTALGKLLHLLDGMLDGQVNSGIAATPASAAAATLDVAVRRALSHGAQRLLCVALGQLDRPPDLAHDGRSLWLNIRGKEAAALSMFHVSTPLPVMTSGFLSCILGLMLPLAYGFQPDLVLVALGPGHGLQGPQAALLAAVLRGLAGGRVLALLEEDSTPQLAGILARVLNGEAPPSLGPSSVASPEDVQALMYLRGQLEPQWKMLQCHPHLVA, via the exons ATGGGGACAGCGCTTGTGTATCATGAGGACATGACGGCCACCCGGCTGCTCTGGGACGA CCCCGAGTGCGAGATTGAGCGTCCTGAGCGCCTGACCGCAGCCCTGGACCGCCTGCGGCAGCGCGGCCTGGAACAGAGGTGTCTGCGGTTGTCAGCCCGCGAGGCTTCGGAAGAGGAGCTGGGCCTGGTGCACAG GCTTGAGGAAGTGACAGGGTGGCCACTCCCACCACGAATCCCGGCTCCTGCTGGTGACCCCGCCTCTCCTGCCTGCCCATCTGCATGCAGCCCAGAGTATGTATCCCTGGTCAGGGAGACCCAGGTCCTAGGCAAGGAGGAGCTGCAGGCGCTGTCCGGACAGTTCGACGCCATCTACTTCCACCCG AGTACCTTTCACTGTGCGCGGCTGGCCGCGGGGGCTGGACTGCAGCTGGTGGACGCTGTGCTCACGGGAGCTGTGCAAAATGGGCTTGCCCTGGTCAG GCCTCCTGGGCACCACAGCCAGAGGGCGGCTGCTAATGGGTTCTGCGTGTTCAACAACGTGGCCATAGCAGCTGCACATGCCAAGCAGAAATACGGGCtacacag GATCCTCGTCGTGGACTGGGATGTACACCATGGCCAGGGGATCCAGTATCTCTTTGAGGATGACCCCAG CGTCCTTTACTTCTCCTGGCACCGCTATGAGCATGGGCGCTTCTGGCCTTTCCTGCGAGAGTCAGATGCAGACGCAGTGGGGCGGGGACAGGGCCTCGGCTTCACTGTCAACCTGCCCTGGAACCAG GTCGGGATGGGAAACGCTGACTACGTGGCTGCCTTCCTGCACCTGCTGCTCCCACTGGCCTTTGAG GGGCAAATGCAGGCCACGCCAGAGTGCTTCGCCCACCTCACACAGCTGCTACAGGTGCTGGCCGGCGGCCGGGTCTGCGCCGTGCTGGAG GGCGGCTACCACCTGGAGTCACTGGCGGAGTCAGTGTGCATGACAGTACAGACGCTGCTGGGTGACCCGGCTCCACCCCTGTCAGGGCCAATGGTGCCGTGTCAGAG TGCCCTGGAGTCCATCCAGAGTGCCCGTGCTGCCCAGGCCCCGCACTGGAAGAGCCTCCAGCTGCAAG ATGTGACCCCTGTGCCGCTGAGCCCCAGCACCCACTCCCCAGAGGGGAGGCCTCCACCTCTGCTGCCTGGGGGTCCAGTGTGTAAGGCAGCTGCATCTGCACCGAGCTCCCTCCTGGACCAGCCGTGCCTCTGCCCTGCACCCTCTGTCCGCACCGCTGTTGCCCTGACAGCGCCAGATATCACATTGGTCCTGCCCCCTGACGTCATCCAACAGGAAGGGTCAGCCCTGAGGGAGGAGACAGAAGCCTGGGCCAG GCCACACGAGTCCCTGGCCCGGGAGGAGGCCCTCACTGCACTTGGGAAGCTCCTGCACCTCTTAGATGGGATGCTGGATGGGCAG GTGAACAGTGGTATAGCAGCCACTCCAGCCTCTGCTGCAGCAGCCACCCTGGATGTGGCTGTTCGGAGAGCCCTGTCCCATGGAGCCCAGAG GCTGCTGTGCGTGGCCCTGGGACAGCTGGACCGGCCTCCAGACCTCGCCCATGACGG GAGGAGTCTGTGGCTGAACATCAGGGGCAAAGAGGCGGCTGCCCTATCCATGTTCCATGTCTCCACGCCACTGCCAGTG ATGACCAGTGGTTTCCTGAGCTGCATCTTGGGCTTGATGCTGCCCCTGGCCTACGGCTTCCAGCCTGACCTGGTGCTGGTGGCGCTGGGGCCTGGCCATGGTCTGCAGGGCCCCCAGGCTGCACTCCTGGCTGCAGTGCTTCGGGGGCTGGCAGGGGGCCGAGTCCTGGCCCTCCTGGAGGAG GACTCCACACCCCAGCTAGCAGGGATCCTGGCCCGGGTGCTGAATGGAGAGGCACCTCCTAGCCTAGGCCCTTCCTCTGTGGCCTCCCCAGAGGACGTCCAGGCTCTGATGTACCTGAGAGGGCAGCTGGAGCCTCAGTGGAAGATGTTGCAG TGCCATCCTCACCTGGTGGCTTGA
- the HDAC10 gene encoding polyamine deacetylase HDAC10 isoform X8, with protein MGTALVYHEDMTATRLLWDDPECEIERPERLTAALDRLRQRGLEQRCLRLSAREASEEELGLVHRLEEVTGWPLPPRIPAPAGDPASPACPSACSPEYVSLVRETQVLGKEELQALSGQFDAIYFHPSTFHCARLAAGAGLQLVDAVLTGAVQNGLALVRPPGHHSQRAAANGFCVFNNVAIAAAHAKQKYGLHRILVVDWDVHHGQGIQYLFEDDPSSGCSLGCPARSGWETLTTWLPSCTCCSHWPLSLTLSWCWSRQDLTQPSGTLRGKCRPRQSASPTSHSCYRCWPAAGSAPCWSALESIQSARAAQAPHWKSLQLQDVTPVPLSPSTHSPEGRPPPLLPGGPVCKAAASAPSSLLDQPCLCPAPSVRTAVALTAPDITLVLPPDVIQQEGSALREETEAWARPHESLAREEALTALGKLLHLLDGMLDGQVNSGIAATPASAAAATLDVAVRRALSHGAQRLLCVALGQLDRPPDLAHDGRSLWLNIRGKEAAALSMFHVSTPLPVMTSGFLSCILGLMLPLAYGFQPDLVLVALGPGHGLQGPQAALLAAVLRGLAGGRVLALLEEDSTPQLAGILARVLNGEAPPSLGPSSVASPEDVQALMYLRGQLEPQWKMLQCHPHLVA; from the exons ATGGGGACAGCGCTTGTGTATCATGAGGACATGACGGCCACCCGGCTGCTCTGGGACGA CCCCGAGTGCGAGATTGAGCGTCCTGAGCGCCTGACCGCAGCCCTGGACCGCCTGCGGCAGCGCGGCCTGGAACAGAGGTGTCTGCGGTTGTCAGCCCGCGAGGCTTCGGAAGAGGAGCTGGGCCTGGTGCACAG GCTTGAGGAAGTGACAGGGTGGCCACTCCCACCACGAATCCCGGCTCCTGCTGGTGACCCCGCCTCTCCTGCCTGCCCATCTGCATGCAGCCCAGAGTATGTATCCCTGGTCAGGGAGACCCAGGTCCTAGGCAAGGAGGAGCTGCAGGCGCTGTCCGGACAGTTCGACGCCATCTACTTCCACCCG AGTACCTTTCACTGTGCGCGGCTGGCCGCGGGGGCTGGACTGCAGCTGGTGGACGCTGTGCTCACGGGAGCTGTGCAAAATGGGCTTGCCCTGGTCAG GCCTCCTGGGCACCACAGCCAGAGGGCGGCTGCTAATGGGTTCTGCGTGTTCAACAACGTGGCCATAGCAGCTGCACATGCCAAGCAGAAATACGGGCtacacag GATCCTCGTCGTGGACTGGGATGTACACCATGGCCAGGGGATCCAGTATCTCTTTGAGGATGACCCCAG TTCAGGATGTAGCCTGGGATGTCCTGCCAGGTCGGGATGGGAAACGCTGACTACGTGGCTGCCTTCCTGCACCTGCTGCTCCCACTGGCCTTTGAG TTTGACCCTGAGCTGGTGCTGGTCTCGGCAGGATTTGACTCAGCCATCGGGGACCCTGAG GGGCAAATGCAGGCCACGCCAGAGTGCTTCGCCCACCTCACACAGCTGCTACAGGTGCTGGCCGGCGGCCGGGTCTGCGCCGTGCTGGAG TGCCCTGGAGTCCATCCAGAGTGCCCGTGCTGCCCAGGCCCCGCACTGGAAGAGCCTCCAGCTGCAAG ATGTGACCCCTGTGCCGCTGAGCCCCAGCACCCACTCCCCAGAGGGGAGGCCTCCACCTCTGCTGCCTGGGGGTCCAGTGTGTAAGGCAGCTGCATCTGCACCGAGCTCCCTCCTGGACCAGCCGTGCCTCTGCCCTGCACCCTCTGTCCGCACCGCTGTTGCCCTGACAGCGCCAGATATCACATTGGTCCTGCCCCCTGACGTCATCCAACAGGAAGGGTCAGCCCTGAGGGAGGAGACAGAAGCCTGGGCCAG GCCACACGAGTCCCTGGCCCGGGAGGAGGCCCTCACTGCACTTGGGAAGCTCCTGCACCTCTTAGATGGGATGCTGGATGGGCAG GTGAACAGTGGTATAGCAGCCACTCCAGCCTCTGCTGCAGCAGCCACCCTGGATGTGGCTGTTCGGAGAGCCCTGTCCCATGGAGCCCAGAG GCTGCTGTGCGTGGCCCTGGGACAGCTGGACCGGCCTCCAGACCTCGCCCATGACGG GAGGAGTCTGTGGCTGAACATCAGGGGCAAAGAGGCGGCTGCCCTATCCATGTTCCATGTCTCCACGCCACTGCCAGTG ATGACCAGTGGTTTCCTGAGCTGCATCTTGGGCTTGATGCTGCCCCTGGCCTACGGCTTCCAGCCTGACCTGGTGCTGGTGGCGCTGGGGCCTGGCCATGGTCTGCAGGGCCCCCAGGCTGCACTCCTGGCTGCAGTGCTTCGGGGGCTGGCAGGGGGCCGAGTCCTGGCCCTCCTGGAGGAG GACTCCACACCCCAGCTAGCAGGGATCCTGGCCCGGGTGCTGAATGGAGAGGCACCTCCTAGCCTAGGCCCTTCCTCTGTGGCCTCCCCAGAGGACGTCCAGGCTCTGATGTACCTGAGAGGGCAGCTGGAGCCTCAGTGGAAGATGTTGCAG TGCCATCCTCACCTGGTGGCTTGA
- the HDAC10 gene encoding polyamine deacetylase HDAC10 isoform X10, with amino-acid sequence MGTALVYHEDMTATRLLWDDPECEIERPERLTAALDRLRQRGLEQRCLRLSAREASEEELGLVHRLEEVTGWPLPPRIPAPAGDPASPACPSACSPEYVSLVRETQVLGKEELQALSGQFDAIYFHPSTFHCARLAAGAGLQLVDAVLTGAVQNGLALVRPPGHHSQRAAANGFCVFNNVAIAAAHAKQKYGLHRILVVDWDVHHGQGIQYLFEDDPRSGWETLTTWLPSCTCCSHWPLSLTLSWCWSRQDLTQPSGTLRGKCRPRQSASPTSHSCYRCWPAAGSAPCWSALESIQSARAAQAPHWKSLQLQDVTPVPLSPSTHSPEGRPPPLLPGGPVCKAAASAPSSLLDQPCLCPAPSVRTAVALTAPDITLVLPPDVIQQEGSALREETEAWARPHESLAREEALTALGKLLHLLDGMLDGQVNSGIAATPASAAAATLDVAVRRALSHGAQRLLCVALGQLDRPPDLAHDGRSLWLNIRGKEAAALSMFHVSTPLPVMTSGFLSCILGLMLPLAYGFQPDLVLVALGPGHGLQGPQAALLAAVLRGLAGGRVLALLEEDSTPQLAGILARVLNGEAPPSLGPSSVASPEDVQALMYLRGQLEPQWKMLQCHPHLVA; translated from the exons ATGGGGACAGCGCTTGTGTATCATGAGGACATGACGGCCACCCGGCTGCTCTGGGACGA CCCCGAGTGCGAGATTGAGCGTCCTGAGCGCCTGACCGCAGCCCTGGACCGCCTGCGGCAGCGCGGCCTGGAACAGAGGTGTCTGCGGTTGTCAGCCCGCGAGGCTTCGGAAGAGGAGCTGGGCCTGGTGCACAG GCTTGAGGAAGTGACAGGGTGGCCACTCCCACCACGAATCCCGGCTCCTGCTGGTGACCCCGCCTCTCCTGCCTGCCCATCTGCATGCAGCCCAGAGTATGTATCCCTGGTCAGGGAGACCCAGGTCCTAGGCAAGGAGGAGCTGCAGGCGCTGTCCGGACAGTTCGACGCCATCTACTTCCACCCG AGTACCTTTCACTGTGCGCGGCTGGCCGCGGGGGCTGGACTGCAGCTGGTGGACGCTGTGCTCACGGGAGCTGTGCAAAATGGGCTTGCCCTGGTCAG GCCTCCTGGGCACCACAGCCAGAGGGCGGCTGCTAATGGGTTCTGCGTGTTCAACAACGTGGCCATAGCAGCTGCACATGCCAAGCAGAAATACGGGCtacacag GATCCTCGTCGTGGACTGGGATGTACACCATGGCCAGGGGATCCAGTATCTCTTTGAGGATGACCCCAG GTCGGGATGGGAAACGCTGACTACGTGGCTGCCTTCCTGCACCTGCTGCTCCCACTGGCCTTTGAG TTTGACCCTGAGCTGGTGCTGGTCTCGGCAGGATTTGACTCAGCCATCGGGGACCCTGAG GGGCAAATGCAGGCCACGCCAGAGTGCTTCGCCCACCTCACACAGCTGCTACAGGTGCTGGCCGGCGGCCGGGTCTGCGCCGTGCTGGAG TGCCCTGGAGTCCATCCAGAGTGCCCGTGCTGCCCAGGCCCCGCACTGGAAGAGCCTCCAGCTGCAAG ATGTGACCCCTGTGCCGCTGAGCCCCAGCACCCACTCCCCAGAGGGGAGGCCTCCACCTCTGCTGCCTGGGGGTCCAGTGTGTAAGGCAGCTGCATCTGCACCGAGCTCCCTCCTGGACCAGCCGTGCCTCTGCCCTGCACCCTCTGTCCGCACCGCTGTTGCCCTGACAGCGCCAGATATCACATTGGTCCTGCCCCCTGACGTCATCCAACAGGAAGGGTCAGCCCTGAGGGAGGAGACAGAAGCCTGGGCCAG GCCACACGAGTCCCTGGCCCGGGAGGAGGCCCTCACTGCACTTGGGAAGCTCCTGCACCTCTTAGATGGGATGCTGGATGGGCAG GTGAACAGTGGTATAGCAGCCACTCCAGCCTCTGCTGCAGCAGCCACCCTGGATGTGGCTGTTCGGAGAGCCCTGTCCCATGGAGCCCAGAG GCTGCTGTGCGTGGCCCTGGGACAGCTGGACCGGCCTCCAGACCTCGCCCATGACGG GAGGAGTCTGTGGCTGAACATCAGGGGCAAAGAGGCGGCTGCCCTATCCATGTTCCATGTCTCCACGCCACTGCCAGTG ATGACCAGTGGTTTCCTGAGCTGCATCTTGGGCTTGATGCTGCCCCTGGCCTACGGCTTCCAGCCTGACCTGGTGCTGGTGGCGCTGGGGCCTGGCCATGGTCTGCAGGGCCCCCAGGCTGCACTCCTGGCTGCAGTGCTTCGGGGGCTGGCAGGGGGCCGAGTCCTGGCCCTCCTGGAGGAG GACTCCACACCCCAGCTAGCAGGGATCCTGGCCCGGGTGCTGAATGGAGAGGCACCTCCTAGCCTAGGCCCTTCCTCTGTGGCCTCCCCAGAGGACGTCCAGGCTCTGATGTACCTGAGAGGGCAGCTGGAGCCTCAGTGGAAGATGTTGCAG TGCCATCCTCACCTGGTGGCTTGA
- the HDAC10 gene encoding polyamine deacetylase HDAC10 isoform X2 has protein sequence MGTALVYHEDMTATRLLWDDPECEIERPERLTAALDRLRQRGLEQRCLRLSAREASEEELGLVHRLEEVTGWPLPPRIPAPAGDPASPACPSACSPEYVSLVRETQVLGKEELQALSGQFDAIYFHPSTFHCARLAAGAGLQLVDAVLTGAVQNGLALVRPPGHHSQRAAANGFCVFNNVAIAAAHAKQKYGLHRILVVDWDVHHGQGIQYLFEDDPSVLYFSWHRYEHGRFWPFLRESDADAVGRGQGLGFTVNLPWNQVGMGNADYVAAFLHLLLPLAFEFDPELVLVSAGFDSAIGDPEGQMQATPECFAHLTQLLQGGYHLESLAESVCMTVQTLLGDPAPPLSGPMVPCQSALESIQSARAAQAPHWKSLQLQDVTPVPLSPSTHSPEGRPPPLLPGGPVCKAAASAPSSLLDQPCLCPAPSVRTAVALTAPDITLVLPPDVIQQEGSALREETEAWARPHESLAREEALTALGKLLHLLDGMLDGQVNSGIAATPASAAAATLDVAVRRALSHGAQRLLCVALGQLDRPPDLAHDGRSLWLNIRGKEAAALSMFHVSTPLPVMTSGFLSCILGLMLPLAYGFQPDLVLVALGPGHGLQGPQAALLAAVLRGLAGGRVLALLEEDSTPQLAGILARVLNGEAPPSLGPSSVASPEDVQALMYLRGQLEPQWKMLQCHPHLVA, from the exons ATGGGGACAGCGCTTGTGTATCATGAGGACATGACGGCCACCCGGCTGCTCTGGGACGA CCCCGAGTGCGAGATTGAGCGTCCTGAGCGCCTGACCGCAGCCCTGGACCGCCTGCGGCAGCGCGGCCTGGAACAGAGGTGTCTGCGGTTGTCAGCCCGCGAGGCTTCGGAAGAGGAGCTGGGCCTGGTGCACAG GCTTGAGGAAGTGACAGGGTGGCCACTCCCACCACGAATCCCGGCTCCTGCTGGTGACCCCGCCTCTCCTGCCTGCCCATCTGCATGCAGCCCAGAGTATGTATCCCTGGTCAGGGAGACCCAGGTCCTAGGCAAGGAGGAGCTGCAGGCGCTGTCCGGACAGTTCGACGCCATCTACTTCCACCCG AGTACCTTTCACTGTGCGCGGCTGGCCGCGGGGGCTGGACTGCAGCTGGTGGACGCTGTGCTCACGGGAGCTGTGCAAAATGGGCTTGCCCTGGTCAG GCCTCCTGGGCACCACAGCCAGAGGGCGGCTGCTAATGGGTTCTGCGTGTTCAACAACGTGGCCATAGCAGCTGCACATGCCAAGCAGAAATACGGGCtacacag GATCCTCGTCGTGGACTGGGATGTACACCATGGCCAGGGGATCCAGTATCTCTTTGAGGATGACCCCAG CGTCCTTTACTTCTCCTGGCACCGCTATGAGCATGGGCGCTTCTGGCCTTTCCTGCGAGAGTCAGATGCAGACGCAGTGGGGCGGGGACAGGGCCTCGGCTTCACTGTCAACCTGCCCTGGAACCAG GTCGGGATGGGAAACGCTGACTACGTGGCTGCCTTCCTGCACCTGCTGCTCCCACTGGCCTTTGAG TTTGACCCTGAGCTGGTGCTGGTCTCGGCAGGATTTGACTCAGCCATCGGGGACCCTGAG GGGCAAATGCAGGCCACGCCAGAGTGCTTCGCCCACCTCACACAGCTGCTACAG GGCGGCTACCACCTGGAGTCACTGGCGGAGTCAGTGTGCATGACAGTACAGACGCTGCTGGGTGACCCGGCTCCACCCCTGTCAGGGCCAATGGTGCCGTGTCAGAG TGCCCTGGAGTCCATCCAGAGTGCCCGTGCTGCCCAGGCCCCGCACTGGAAGAGCCTCCAGCTGCAAG ATGTGACCCCTGTGCCGCTGAGCCCCAGCACCCACTCCCCAGAGGGGAGGCCTCCACCTCTGCTGCCTGGGGGTCCAGTGTGTAAGGCAGCTGCATCTGCACCGAGCTCCCTCCTGGACCAGCCGTGCCTCTGCCCTGCACCCTCTGTCCGCACCGCTGTTGCCCTGACAGCGCCAGATATCACATTGGTCCTGCCCCCTGACGTCATCCAACAGGAAGGGTCAGCCCTGAGGGAGGAGACAGAAGCCTGGGCCAG GCCACACGAGTCCCTGGCCCGGGAGGAGGCCCTCACTGCACTTGGGAAGCTCCTGCACCTCTTAGATGGGATGCTGGATGGGCAG GTGAACAGTGGTATAGCAGCCACTCCAGCCTCTGCTGCAGCAGCCACCCTGGATGTGGCTGTTCGGAGAGCCCTGTCCCATGGAGCCCAGAG GCTGCTGTGCGTGGCCCTGGGACAGCTGGACCGGCCTCCAGACCTCGCCCATGACGG GAGGAGTCTGTGGCTGAACATCAGGGGCAAAGAGGCGGCTGCCCTATCCATGTTCCATGTCTCCACGCCACTGCCAGTG ATGACCAGTGGTTTCCTGAGCTGCATCTTGGGCTTGATGCTGCCCCTGGCCTACGGCTTCCAGCCTGACCTGGTGCTGGTGGCGCTGGGGCCTGGCCATGGTCTGCAGGGCCCCCAGGCTGCACTCCTGGCTGCAGTGCTTCGGGGGCTGGCAGGGGGCCGAGTCCTGGCCCTCCTGGAGGAG GACTCCACACCCCAGCTAGCAGGGATCCTGGCCCGGGTGCTGAATGGAGAGGCACCTCCTAGCCTAGGCCCTTCCTCTGTGGCCTCCCCAGAGGACGTCCAGGCTCTGATGTACCTGAGAGGGCAGCTGGAGCCTCAGTGGAAGATGTTGCAG TGCCATCCTCACCTGGTGGCTTGA